Genomic DNA from Chanos chanos chromosome 6, fChaCha1.1, whole genome shotgun sequence:
ACTACCCCTACAGGGGAGATCcatggaataaaaaaacaacaacaggaggggggtggagggaaggagggagataGGGTGGGAGGTGGTGTTTTCATGGTGCTCAGACGCGTATGACTGGTGTGGTGGAAGTGAGGGGCACGGTGGAGCCTGTCTCATAGTCAAAGTCTATCATGGTGTGGTTGGCAGTGCCCAGGCTACTGAGGGAGGTGCCTGTGCCCATCTGACGGTCCCGCAGACTCTGCAAATAACtctgtgagtgttgagtgtcagagaaaaatggagcacagacagagagagagacagagacagagacagagagaaaaggagagagacagagaggggaagaaatgaCTATAACCAGCTGTTCTGCTTTAATATTCACAGTgccgcacaaacacagactttgAGTTGGACAGATTCCTTGAGCACAGTGGTGCGAACACATACTGCAGTCACATCTTGCAAGCATGGAGCTATGTGAacaaaatagaataaataaCACATTATAGTAAGAGgtaattgtgtttgtgaagcATTTGCTTGTGCAATAGGGCTAAAAGATAGTGTCAGAGCAAGATTTGGCGTCTGTGTATCTGAGACTAACCGGTGCTAAGAGGTCTCCAGCGTATCGTTTGACAGGCGTGGGTTTGCGCCGGTACGTTCCCTCCTGACCTCCACTCTGCTGCCTCTTCTTGGCCTCCTTCTGTCTTATTCTCATGAGCTGCACCCTCTTCTGCCTTCTACTGATGATGACTGCTCacaacgaaagagagagagagagagacaaagagagaaagagtgaggcaGAGGGAGACTTTATCAAGATGATAACCCCTCATAAAATACACCAGTATATCTTCCTGACTGTCTAGTTCCTGAGTGGCTTCCTGACTGACTCAAAAgccaaacatttccaatttGCCAGTACAGTGACAGAGGTTACAGAAATCACATATTTTAGAGATTACAGGAATCAAATGAACTTTTGACATATGGACAGAACGAGgggggtgttaaaaaaaagtctgtacttaccctctgtgtgtgaaaacccTTCTGCCGTAAGCTTCCACTGGACCAGTACTCCCATGATGCTGAGGGTGGGCCAGATGCCCAGTATGACCCAGCTGTACCAGCAGAGCGGCGGAGGGTCGGGTGCCAGCCTCAGGCAGTCGTACACGTGCGTGGCCAGCGCCAGCATCTCCACAAAGTAGTCGGCGCACACGGTCATGATGGCAGCGCCAAACACGGCCGTGGAGAGCACAGTGAAGAGCTTCTGCCACTGCAGAGTGAGAACGGCACACAGCATGCCAGAGCCCAGCAGGGCACCGAGTGGCACCTacggcacacacatacacacagggataGATATGAGACTTTCACACTGAGTGCACTGAACAGTTTTTACCCCTGTTATGCCCAATTTGGAATCACCAATTTCCTCCACTTACTGTAAATCCCTGCATAGCAGGAACCCTGTGCCAAGCCCAGgacaagtcaagtcaagtcaaccACTGCTTCTTTTTGCCTGCCAGCTTACAACTGTGTCTGCTAGTGGGGGCCCATTGTATTTCACCACTGCACCTGTTGGTACTAGGAGTTGTTGAGGTGCTAtgatgggggagaaaaaaactcCCAGAACATGACTAATTGTGTTCTTTATGATGCCCAACCCACACAGCTAGTGGTAACACTGAGGTTCATACTGGTAACCTCAGCACTGGTGTGCAGTGTAATTTACCACTGTGCCATGAAGGTTCCCATTTATAAGTCATTCTTCAGAACTAACTTCTAATAGACTCCAGGACTGAGGAAGACCACACATTCATTAAACTAGTTTCCTCACACTATGAGGGAAGGTAAACGTATTCGTACCCAGACGGTGGTCGGAGTGTAGAACTGGTGCGTGACCAGCAGGGCGGCGAGAGCGAGCAGCAGGCCGAGGAGGAGTCCGGTCATGAAGAGGCCAACGCTGCGGACCAGCATGGTGACCAGGCCGCAGAGAAGGCCGATGCCCAGGCCGATGCCTGCACTGGCCTCCACGCTCAGCTGCGTGTCCAGCACCCTTTCCTTATGGCACAGCAGGAAGATGATGACAGAGCCAAACATGAGCCCTGACAGGAACATGACGGCCTTGAAACAACGGTAACCTGCAAGGGCAAAGGTCACACAGCATCACTTCTGCTCCTACTGctacactgacaaacactaTATATAAACCTACTAAACCTActaaaatgaactttttgttCGTAACTGCTGTTTCAAGTTTAGattgttttgaaagagagacTCTCTTTTTAAGCAGTCTAGAgtgagaaggacagagtgagTTGGACTAGATGATGACCGAGTCGTACCAAAGAAGCAGTAAATGATGCCGAAGAGGCAGCACATGGAGCAGATGACGGCGGGGATGATGTCATACTTCCTCTCGATTTCCAACAGACAGGCGTCGACGTCAGCCAAGCCTCCATCCACGTCCTCCGAGACCAGCTCCGACAAGGTCGCCATTTtgggggggaggaggaaaggGTGTAGGGAGGGGGTGTCCAGAGCAGGGGTGGAGACAGGGAATTACCCAGAGGTCATTGGGGCAGAGTGGGCACCtatgaggagggagaaaaaaaaaaaggaaaaagaaaaaatactgatTCAATCCTGGtctgcatttcctgttttgagGCTTTGCCAATCTAACCAATGACTGGCCCATATTGCTGAAATGAACCCAGCAGATCACAAGAGATGACTGTCATGAGGACAGGGAGAAAAGGGTCATAAAAACCCAGCCAGACttttacacacatattttcCCAATTAACTGTACTTTACCATCCCACATaaagacatgtgtgtgtttgtctaataaCAACAGCAGACCCAATTAAGAGCTCATGGTGACGAAACTGCAGTTTATGTCTGAAGATTAGTAATAAGACATCTTTCACAGCCTTTCAAGTCACATGTGGCAGAACTCAGCaccccctgcaccccccccactccactcaTGTTCCCACAGGCTTCAAAGAAAGTGTGAATTCTGATGGCCAACTGTTACTTTTCCCCAGGTGACCAGGTGGCGCGCTGAGCCTATGAAACATTCGCACTGTTCACACTGCGCTGTGTATTTACACATAACGTACTCAACTGTATACACGGATATACAGCtatcactatatatatatatagctataGATATGGATATAGTTAGTGAGATACATAGGTGGATAGatagctagagagagagagaaagagagagagagggagagagagggaaagggagaagCACAAAGACTGAGATGATTTATAGATAATTTACAGACATTTATTGATAACTCAGAAGTAATTTCATCTGGTATTTTTCCTGCTATGAAAAGTTGAAATATTCTTTTTGCCATTCTTGTTCATTTATGAGATGTTTAGTTAATGACATCCTGTTCCATGTTAGGCCATAACATTGACTTATAATGTTATAATATGTGCAAAGAGCTAACGTGTCTACAGTGAAAGCAGAGTTAAatgaatttccttttttttgctcttaGCATGACCAAAATTATACCCAATAGCAGAGCCAAACTGCCATGTGTTTTTTAGTAGTGAGTCAAAAGAGGATTTCACTCCAATCTACAGTGAGGGAGGGGTTAaaaaacacagcctcttttGAGGGGGAGGTACAAAGATGGGGGATAAGGGtggcctctctcactcactctctctctctttctcacttgctcaatctttctctctctctccctgatttCTCTGGAAAGTAATGATCTCACCCTATTAAGATCCGATTACAACGAACTCACGTTttcagagcaggagaaaaacagtcagGCCCTGGCCCTagtccacttctctctctctctctctctctctctctctctctctctccctctccctctcctgtccctttgtctttcttttccattatgtgtcttttcttattttttctccttctctctgtctctccgttctcccccaaagagaaaaaaaactactctCTCTGCATCATGCTGCAGTCCAGAGTGCATCCTGTCTATGACCTGAAATGGAAAGAATGAGAGGCCAATTGGAAAGTCGTTTATTCATTCCCTCGCTTTTTCCACAGATGGAGGACAGCTCTTGCAGGCCTGAGTCAGCTCCTCTGGTTCCTTTGGTTCTCTGGTTGATTGTCATATCTGCTCTGTGTCCTTCGCTGCCAAAGGACCAGGCAGACGCAGAAATCATTCTAACGACCTGGCCATCTGAAAGCTCTTGAGCTTTGCTGTTCAGCGTCTGTGTCTGAGCTCTTTGTAAGTCTGAGAAAAAGAGTAGCACAATGCATGCTTTAAATCCTGCTGAAACGTGATAGACTgttagtttctctctccctctctctctcacacacacacagtaaaagtACACACCTGTTCCAATGCACACATGTATTGTCATGGTACACTTATATCTACTCACAAATGCACACGTGtgcgtgcacaaacacacacacacacacacacacacacacacacacacttgatctGAGCTCTTGTCTATGCCTCTGTCCGCTCTCTACCTCACAAAGACAGGCTCTGtgtagacacagagagagagagagagagagagagagagagagagagagagagactgtgggaCTCAGAATGAAGCCATTATAGTGTGGCACAAAGGCTCTGAGCCTTGGCCATGACCCCTGCTGCTGTGgggctccagtgtctgtgtgtgtgagtgtgtgctttcTGCACTGCTGCTGGAGTTTGCATATTAAAGATGTGACGCCTTTGTgcttctgtgagtgtgtgtgtgtgtgtgtgtatgtgcttctgtgagtgtgtatgtgtgtgtgtgttttcaagctGATGTTTTAGTTTGCATATTAAAAAAGCCGGTgactctgggtgtgtgtgcgtgtgtgtgcgcacgcgcgcatgtgtgaaTCTTgcattactgtgtgttatagaACAGAGCTGCCTTGCTAGATGGACAGGGTGAAGACACTGTGAAAGCCGACCAATCGACAGATCAAAtccaaatattgaaaaaaagtTCCTCTGAGAGCTTATAAAGTGTTAAGGCAAAGCCAGAACTgagctattgttgttgttcaatgtgtttttgttaacaGTTAGGATTGCTCTGCTGGGAGACTTCAATCATTTATATAACATGCCTAATTCCACTATTAGGGTGCGTCCCAGTACTTGGttagctgaatgtgtgtgtaagtgtgtgtgagcagaaaAATGTGATGTGGATCATCTCAAGGACAAGGGCAGATAAAAACCAGTTTCTCCACACAGAAGATATAGACGTGATTAATTAAACAGTGTGACACCTCAAAGACCAAAGGACTCGTAGGTCACTAGGAGTTAAAGAGACAAAATAACTGGGACCAAACATTATGGTCTTTGTGTCCCATGGGCCAGCTGGCACCCTTACTGGGCATAAAACTGGGCACCACCCTCTCTGCTTGACTGGCACTGTGTCTGGTGCCCTCAGTGAACCCTGTGTGTCCCTGCGCTCCACAGCAATCCCAACACCATGCCGGACTTTCTCAAAGAAATTGAGACTGTCAGAGAAGTTTATTGCTCCATGTTTGGAAAAATCTGCACGCCAGTCTTTTGTAAATGAATCATTCTGTCAGACTCTCTTTAGTCGGCATTAAAAGAAACATATGCTTCTTTTACAATGCTGTCATACTGGTTTAACcaaatttctctgtctttaataaatttgttttttttgttcttattttccGGCTATTTCTTGACCTTTAGTGTAGCGAGTAccattgacctttgacccctaaGCATTCAGAGCCtggcctttttttctctgtgcacaGGAAACACTGGCTCTTGGCAGGAAGGGCAGATCAGTGCAGTGGAGACGCTCTTTGGTGACCTTTCCCTCAGGGCCAGGAAGCAGCACAGGAAGTAAAGGGGGAGATGGGAGTGTAACCCTGTCAATAACAGACCAATTTCAATTGAAACCTTTTCACGATGCATGAGCACAATGATTCTACAAAGATCCCTCCCTGCACAGGTCTGAAACGAACAGGTAAAGACCTTCCAGTGAAATCACAACTACCATCCTATGGAACACCTCTCTTTATTCAGTATCTGTGGAAGCAGTCACTCAATATTATATCACTTATTTGCTCTCTGACTAAAAGTGCACTACATATTCAGCTGGTCTAGACTGTTCcacataaaaacatgaaaaaactaTCCTGATAAAAACTTTGTACCCTCTCAGCATGTGACTGAGCGTGGTAAAATCAGTTAGTGACCAGATGCTTTGGACAATGAACATTTGCGACATAAgtctgaaaatgtgattttgatttttctgGCAAAAGGCTCTTCATCAATGATGTTCAATCAATGGTAAGGAAAATGTTTGATATCGCCCAATCAATGTAAACTGGTAAAACTGcttattgctttttttgttcatgtgttttctgtgacacattAAAGTGACACAGATCCCAAATGGTTGATgatcactgtcttttttttttttgtgacattcaCTTTTTGCGTAGTCCTATTTacagtgttgggggggggggggg
This window encodes:
- the LOC115814919 gene encoding transmembrane protein 198-like yields the protein MATLSELVSEDVDGGLADVDACLLEIERKYDIIPAVICSMCCLFGIIYCFFGYRCFKAVMFLSGLMFGSVIIFLLCHKERVLDTQLSVEASAGIGLGIGLLCGLVTMLVRSVGLFMTGLLLGLLLALAALLVTHQFYTPTTVWVPLGALLGSGMLCAVLTLQWQKLFTVLSTAVFGAAIMTVCADYFVEMLALATHVYDCLRLAPDPPPLCWYSWVILGIWPTLSIMGVLVQWKLTAEGFSHTEVIISRRQKRVQLMRIRQKEAKKRQQSGGQEGTYRRKPTPVKRYAGDLLAPSYLQSLRDRQMGTGTSLSSLGTANHTMIDFDYETGSTVPLTSTTPVIRV